A genome region from Paradevosia shaoguanensis includes the following:
- a CDS encoding acyl carrier protein has product MSDIADRVRKIVVEHLNVDPEKVVEKASFIDDLGADSLDQVELVMAFEEEFSVEIPDDAAESIQTFGDAVSFLTKAVG; this is encoded by the coding sequence ATGAGCGATATCGCTGATCGCGTCCGTAAAATCGTCGTCGAGCACCTCAACGTCGATCCGGAGAAGGTCGTGGAAAAGGCCAGCTTTATCGACGATCTGGGCGCCGATTCGCTCGATCAGGTCGAGCTGGTGATGGCCTTCGAGGAAGAGTTCTCGGTCGAGATCCCGGACGACGCCGCTGAATCCATCCAGACCTTCGGCGATGCCGTTTCCTTCCTGACCAAGGCTGTCGGTTAA
- a CDS encoding DUF6766 family protein: protein MPGRSIWTRYSFAWVTLALFLFSATGHWIFGWLAFAQEAEAVGQQPTFNGYFVTMMRDTLENWQSDFLQLIWNVAGLAFLLHVGSSQSKEGNERMEAKIDAILRKVDPTAGATINELDTEFARGKN, encoded by the coding sequence ATGCCCGGCCGATCGATCTGGACCCGTTACAGCTTCGCCTGGGTCACGCTGGCCCTGTTCCTGTTCTCGGCAACCGGCCACTGGATATTCGGCTGGCTCGCCTTCGCGCAGGAAGCCGAGGCGGTGGGGCAGCAGCCCACCTTCAATGGTTATTTCGTCACGATGATGCGCGACACGCTCGAAAACTGGCAGTCCGATTTCCTGCAGCTCATCTGGAACGTGGCCGGCCTCGCTTTCCTCCTCCATGTCGGTTCCTCCCAATCCAAGGAGGGCAACGAGCGGATGGAGGCCAAGATCGATGCGATCCTGCGCAAGGTCGATCCGACGGCCGGCGCGACGATTAATGAGCTCGATACCGAATTCGCCCGCGGCAAGAACTAG
- a CDS encoding peptidylprolyl isomerase — MVRNFGALFLGLVMAVSLAAPALAAVKVTVNGTPITDVQIAQRVKLLALEGGGGTKGATEQLINEVIQVDEAKRVGIVISESQIDGAFLTVARNLKMSEANLKKVLTQQGVNMQTLRDRLKASLAWQAVVGQVVNQNVQVSDSELDAKAAGKVNAANSFDYILKEVLFIGGGGRSGQANSYRAAFKGCDSAVQLSTKYTDVAVTDVGRRHATQLPDALAKELAGINVGGITKPRVVSNGVSMLAVCSKSEARDLTFIKDTIRQEAGNDQLKNAADKYLKDLRAKARISYN, encoded by the coding sequence ATGGTTCGTAATTTTGGCGCCCTGTTCCTTGGGCTTGTGATGGCGGTCAGCCTGGCCGCCCCTGCCCTGGCGGCAGTAAAGGTCACCGTGAACGGGACCCCGATCACCGACGTTCAGATTGCCCAGCGCGTGAAGCTGCTGGCACTCGAAGGCGGCGGCGGCACCAAGGGTGCCACCGAGCAGCTCATCAACGAAGTCATCCAGGTCGATGAAGCCAAGCGCGTTGGCATCGTTATCTCGGAAAGCCAGATCGATGGCGCCTTCCTCACGGTTGCCCGCAACCTCAAGATGAGCGAAGCGAACCTCAAGAAGGTGCTGACCCAGCAGGGCGTCAACATGCAGACGCTGCGCGATCGCCTCAAGGCCTCGCTCGCCTGGCAGGCCGTCGTCGGCCAGGTCGTCAACCAGAACGTCCAGGTTTCCGACAGCGAGCTTGATGCCAAGGCGGCCGGCAAGGTCAACGCGGCCAACAGCTTTGACTACATCCTCAAGGAAGTGCTGTTCATCGGCGGCGGCGGTCGTTCGGGCCAGGCCAATTCCTATCGCGCCGCCTTCAAGGGTTGTGACAGCGCGGTGCAGCTTTCGACCAAGTACACCGACGTCGCCGTGACCGACGTCGGCCGTCGTCACGCCACCCAGCTTCCCGATGCCCTGGCCAAGGAACTGGCCGGCATCAATGTGGGCGGCATCACCAAGCCGCGCGTGGTCTCCAATGGCGTCTCGATGCTCGCCGTCTGCTCGAAGTCCGAAGCCCGCGACCTGACCTTCATCAAGGACACGATCCGCCAGGAAGCCGGCAACGACCAGCTCAAGAACGCTGCCGACAAGTACCTCAAGGACCTCCGGGCCAAGGCCCGCATTTCGTACAACTAA
- the mltG gene encoding endolytic transglycosylase MltG, producing the protein MADRKNKRAKPRRRNGLIDILNGVLSLFVIAMLLVGGLFFFGLNRFYSAGDIPQDTTFLVEPGSSLGLTAERLETQGLIDNRMIFQAAGMALKKQGKLKAGEFKIAAHSSMADILTELTEGVPVLYGVTVPEGFTSWQVIERINGDSHLIGEISNMPPEGSILPNTYSYIPGDTRQSVLDKMQAAQKKALDEIWAGRDPDLPIKTPEELVTLASVVEKETGVATERPQVAAVFVNRLKKGMRLQSDPTIIYGITKGQSTLGRGLKKSEIEAKTPYNTYQIDGLPAGPIANPGIESLRAAANPAKTKDLYFVAAGATPSDGHLFAENYADHRKNVAKWRAIEKQMAIDAQADTEAAKDAIEAEQAQETGDTTTTAQ; encoded by the coding sequence ATGGCCGACCGCAAGAACAAGAGGGCCAAGCCCCGCCGCCGCAACGGCCTGATCGACATCCTCAACGGCGTGCTGTCGCTGTTCGTGATCGCCATGCTGCTGGTGGGTGGGTTGTTCTTCTTCGGGCTCAACCGCTTCTATTCGGCCGGCGACATTCCGCAGGACACGACATTCCTCGTCGAGCCCGGTTCGAGCCTGGGCCTGACCGCCGAACGGCTCGAAACCCAGGGCCTCATCGACAATCGCATGATCTTCCAGGCCGCTGGCATGGCGCTCAAGAAGCAGGGCAAGCTCAAGGCGGGTGAGTTCAAGATCGCCGCGCATTCGAGCATGGCCGATATCCTCACCGAACTCACCGAGGGCGTCCCCGTGCTTTACGGGGTGACAGTGCCGGAAGGCTTTACCTCCTGGCAGGTCATCGAACGCATCAATGGGGATTCGCACCTTATCGGCGAAATTTCCAACATGCCGCCGGAAGGCTCGATCCTGCCCAATACCTATAGCTACATTCCGGGCGACACCCGCCAGTCCGTGCTCGACAAGATGCAGGCGGCGCAGAAGAAGGCGCTCGACGAAATCTGGGCGGGGCGCGACCCCGACCTGCCGATCAAGACGCCCGAGGAACTGGTGACCCTGGCCTCGGTCGTCGAGAAGGAAACCGGCGTTGCCACCGAGCGTCCGCAGGTGGCGGCGGTCTTCGTCAACCGGCTCAAGAAGGGCATGCGCCTGCAGTCGGACCCGACGATCATCTACGGCATCACCAAGGGTCAGTCGACGCTGGGCCGCGGGCTCAAGAAGTCCGAGATCGAGGCCAAAACGCCTTACAATACCTACCAGATCGACGGCCTTCCCGCCGGCCCGATCGCCAATCCGGGCATCGAGTCCCTGCGCGCGGCCGCCAATCCGGCCAAGACCAAGGACCTCTACTTCGTGGCCGCGGGCGCTACCCCGTCGGACGGGCACCTCTTTGCCGAAAACTACGCCGACCACCGCAAGAACGTGGCCAAGTGGCGTGCCATCGAAAAGCAGATGGCGATCGACGCACAGGCGGACACAGAAGCTGCCAAGGATGCCATCGAGGCCGAGCAGGCCCAGGAAACCGGCGACACCACGACTACCGCCCAATAA
- the pdxA gene encoding 4-hydroxythreonine-4-phosphate dehydrogenase PdxA — MAAALAPLALSMGEPSGIGPDLILRLFSQRAELRLPPFVVYGNVPFLRARAARLGIDVTFGPPDADFATTLPVLDIDGMVPDNPGAPTALSGKVVMEAIARAVADTLRGATRGLVTAPIHKGVLYSAGFKYPGHTEYLAALCATPGSAPRLPVMMLAHEELRTIPLTIHVPLHEVPGLVTTDLILKTTRIVAHDLRNRFGIADPRIGIAGLNPHAGEGGTIGRQEVDIIGPAVAALVHEGIAAEGPFPADTLFFPAHWRQYDAVIAMYHDQALIPIKTVAFDEAVNVTLGLPIVRTSPDHGTAFDLAGSGKGSHASFLAAIRLADKMTGGA, encoded by the coding sequence TTGGCCGCTGCACTGGCGCCCCTTGCGCTGAGCATGGGTGAACCTTCGGGGATCGGGCCAGACCTGATCCTCAGGCTTTTCTCGCAAAGGGCGGAGCTCAGGCTTCCGCCCTTTGTGGTCTATGGCAACGTGCCTTTCCTGCGGGCCCGCGCTGCGCGTCTCGGCATCGACGTCACGTTCGGCCCTCCCGACGCCGATTTCGCCACCACCCTCCCCGTGCTCGATATCGACGGCATGGTGCCCGACAATCCCGGCGCACCGACGGCCCTTTCGGGCAAGGTAGTGATGGAGGCCATTGCCCGCGCCGTCGCCGATACCCTTCGAGGCGCCACCCGCGGCCTCGTCACCGCACCCATCCACAAGGGTGTGCTCTATTCCGCCGGCTTCAAGTATCCGGGGCACACCGAGTATCTGGCGGCTCTCTGCGCCACGCCGGGCAGTGCCCCGCGGCTGCCGGTGATGATGCTTGCGCATGAAGAGCTGCGCACCATCCCGCTGACCATCCACGTGCCCCTGCACGAGGTGCCAGGCCTCGTCACCACCGACCTCATCCTCAAGACCACGCGCATCGTCGCCCACGACCTGCGCAACCGCTTCGGCATTGCCGACCCGCGCATCGGTATTGCCGGCCTCAACCCGCATGCGGGCGAAGGCGGCACGATCGGGCGGCAGGAGGTCGACATCATCGGCCCGGCTGTCGCTGCCCTCGTCCATGAGGGCATCGCCGCCGAAGGTCCCTTCCCGGCCGATACGCTGTTCTTCCCCGCGCATTGGCGGCAATACGACGCCGTTATCGCCATGTATCACGACCAGGCGCTGATCCCGATCAAGACCGTGGCGTTCGATGAAGCCGTCAACGTAACGCTCGGCCTGCCCATCGTGCGCACCTCGCCCGACCACGGCACCGCCTTCGATCTTGCCGGCAGCGGCAAGGGCTCGCATGCGAGCTTCCTGGCGGCCATCCGCCTTGCAGACAAGATGACGGGCGGCGCATGA
- a CDS encoding YicC/YloC family endoribonuclease, which translates to MSQPLASMTGYARATGAVGTVAFSCEMKSVNGRGLDMRMRLAPGLDPIEGEIRRRIGAAVTRGSLTVTINIDRDGATGEVVVNQQALKAVLTAIDDLSRRLDARRPSLDGILGLKGVLDQKEKPLPPEEEEALQAAILDCVEQCLVGLVDARRREGVQLSAVLGRHIDEIERLTRKAEAHPSRDRAVVLERLRSQVAELVANGAGVSEERMAQEALLLATRADIREELDRLVAHIANARQLLSAGGPVGRKLDFLSQEFNREANTLCSKSNAVDLTSIGLDLKAAIDQLREQVQNIE; encoded by the coding sequence ATGAGCCAGCCGCTCGCCAGTATGACGGGCTACGCCCGCGCCACCGGGGCGGTGGGCACTGTCGCCTTCTCGTGCGAGATGAAGTCGGTCAACGGGCGTGGGCTGGATATGCGCATGCGCCTGGCGCCGGGGCTCGACCCCATCGAAGGCGAGATCCGCAGGCGCATCGGCGCAGCCGTGACACGCGGCTCGCTGACCGTGACCATCAATATCGACCGCGACGGCGCGACGGGCGAGGTCGTGGTCAACCAGCAGGCCCTCAAGGCGGTACTGACCGCCATTGACGACCTGTCGCGACGCCTCGACGCGCGGCGGCCCAGCCTTGACGGTATCCTTGGCCTCAAGGGCGTGCTGGACCAGAAGGAAAAACCGCTTCCGCCGGAAGAGGAGGAGGCCTTGCAGGCCGCCATCCTTGATTGCGTCGAGCAATGCCTCGTCGGCCTGGTCGACGCTCGGCGGCGGGAAGGCGTGCAACTGAGCGCCGTTCTGGGGCGCCATATCGATGAGATCGAGCGGCTGACGCGCAAGGCAGAAGCCCATCCCTCGCGCGATCGCGCCGTGGTGCTGGAGCGCCTGCGGTCGCAGGTAGCGGAGCTGGTGGCCAATGGGGCAGGTGTCTCCGAGGAGCGCATGGCACAGGAGGCGTTGCTGCTGGCGACGCGGGCCGATATCCGTGAGGAGTTGGACCGGCTGGTGGCCCATATCGCCAATGCCCGGCAATTGCTGTCCGCTGGCGGGCCGGTGGGCCGCAAGCTCGATTTCCTGTCGCAGGAGTTCAACCGCGAGGCCAATACGCTCTGCTCCAAGAGCAATGCGGTGGACCTCACTTCCATCGGACTTGACCTCAAAGCGGCGATCGATCAACTACGCGAGCAGGTTCAGAACATCGAATAG
- a CDS encoding LptF/LptG family permease yields MNRIDRLLLFRLAGRIGITVLVFFGLIALVESLDAWRFSHLMEAGGLPLAIFVNAVSAIRWTIKTLPVTVLLGAIIGLVEMQRTRELLIIKASGVSIWRVLRGPVLGMILAGLAISFVVEGLVVETNRVWNPTVPVGDTSVVGGNGLWLEQTDGGSPYVITARGVTRQGSSLTDVTVFYREDPTRGRVLAESGELRPGAWYLTGVRELRSDAPIEYLDSLEIPTTSTPAEVSLKLTSPEDYTLYELAQALASQIGDPSVRAAAATRLYKLFALPALLVGSLLIAFAFTAGYRRTNKYGATILYGIVLGLVVFVLTEMADRAGSSGVLTPVVAALGPAFVAITIGLTVLLYKEDGRA; encoded by the coding sequence ATGAACCGGATCGACCGCCTCCTGCTGTTCAGGCTTGCCGGGCGCATCGGCATCACGGTGCTCGTATTTTTCGGCCTCATCGCGCTGGTCGAATCTCTCGATGCCTGGCGCTTCTCACACCTGATGGAAGCCGGCGGCCTGCCGCTGGCCATCTTCGTCAACGCGGTCAGCGCCATCCGCTGGACCATCAAGACCCTGCCCGTCACGGTGCTTCTCGGCGCCATCATCGGCCTGGTCGAGATGCAACGCACGCGCGAACTCCTGATCATCAAGGCGTCGGGCGTCTCGATCTGGCGCGTCCTGCGCGGCCCGGTTCTCGGCATGATCCTGGCGGGCCTGGCCATCAGCTTCGTGGTCGAAGGGCTCGTCGTCGAGACCAACCGCGTCTGGAACCCGACGGTTCCGGTCGGCGACACCAGCGTCGTTGGCGGCAATGGCCTCTGGCTCGAACAGACCGATGGCGGCAGCCCGTATGTCATCACCGCCCGTGGCGTCACCCGTCAGGGCAGTTCGCTCACCGATGTCACCGTCTTCTATCGCGAGGACCCGACCCGCGGCCGCGTGCTGGCCGAAAGCGGTGAACTGCGTCCCGGCGCCTGGTACCTGACGGGTGTCCGCGAGCTGCGCAGTGATGCGCCGATCGAGTATCTCGATAGCCTCGAAATCCCAACCACCAGCACCCCCGCCGAGGTCAGCCTCAAGCTCACCTCGCCCGAGGACTACACGCTTTATGAGCTGGCCCAGGCACTTGCCTCCCAGATCGGCGATCCGTCGGTCCGCGCGGCAGCCGCGACGCGGCTCTACAAGCTCTTTGCACTGCCCGCTTTGCTCGTCGGCTCCCTATTGATTGCTTTTGCGTTTACCGCCGGTTATCGAAGGACCAATAAGTATGGGGCGACGATCCTCTATGGTATCGTGTTGGGCTTGGTGGTTTTCGTTTTGACCGAGATGGCGGATCGTGCCGGCTCGTCGGGCGTGCTGACACCGGTTGTGGCCGCCCTCGGGCCCGCCTTCGTCGCCATAACCATCGGGCTCACGGTGTTGTTGTACAAAGAGGACGGGCGCGCGTAA
- the rsmA gene encoding 16S rRNA (adenine(1518)-N(6)/adenine(1519)-N(6))-dimethyltransferase RsmA: MSQIDDLPPLREVIAAHGLRAKKELGQNFLLDLNLTARIARVAGDLHDATVIEVGPGPGGLTRALLAEGARQVIAIERDARALPALQEIEAAYPGRLIIISGDALEIDYRTLASGPIRLVSNLPYNIATPLLTGWLSADPWPPYYESLTLMFQREVAERICAKPGDDAYGRLAVLAGWRTNARIAFNVGRQAFTPPPNVTSAIVHLVPKPIDESVRVRDLEAVTKAAFGQRRKMVRQSLKATGVPVEKLLEAAGLKGDERAEELPVEAFLAMARIYAAR; encoded by the coding sequence ATGAGCCAGATCGACGACCTGCCGCCGCTGCGCGAAGTCATCGCCGCTCATGGCCTGCGCGCCAAGAAGGAGCTTGGGCAGAACTTCCTGCTCGATCTCAACCTCACCGCCCGCATTGCCCGCGTGGCCGGCGATCTCCATGACGCCACCGTCATCGAAGTCGGCCCCGGCCCCGGGGGCCTCACCCGCGCCCTGCTTGCGGAAGGCGCCAGGCAGGTCATCGCCATCGAGCGCGATGCCCGCGCGCTCCCGGCCCTGCAGGAAATCGAAGCGGCCTATCCCGGCCGGCTCATCATCATTTCCGGCGATGCACTGGAGATCGATTACCGGACACTGGCCAGCGGCCCCATCCGTCTGGTCTCCAACCTGCCCTACAACATCGCCACACCCCTCCTCACCGGCTGGCTCTCCGCCGATCCCTGGCCGCCCTATTACGAGAGCCTGACGCTGATGTTCCAGCGCGAGGTTGCCGAGCGCATCTGCGCCAAACCGGGTGACGATGCCTATGGGCGGCTGGCCGTGCTTGCCGGCTGGCGCACTAATGCGCGTATCGCCTTCAATGTCGGTCGGCAGGCCTTCACTCCGCCACCCAATGTGACGTCGGCCATCGTGCACCTCGTGCCCAAGCCGATCGACGAGAGCGTAAGAGTCCGCGATCTCGAAGCCGTCACCAAGGCCGCCTTCGGCCAGCGTCGCAAGATGGTCCGCCAGAGCCTCAAGGCTACAGGTGTTCCGGTCGAAAAGCTGCTGGAAGCGGCTGGGCTCAAGGGCGACGAGCGCGCCGAGGAGTTGCCCGTCGAAGCCTTCCTGGCCATGGCCAGGATCTATGCCGCCCGCTAG
- the gmk gene encoding guanylate kinase — MDFPRRGVMLVLASPSGAGKSSITRTLFGQDPNIGLSVSVTTRARRTDEVEGKHYYFVDQTTFHRMKDNDELLEWAQVHDNFYGTPRAKVEEQLTNGSDILFDIDYQGTLQLYEKCRKDMVTVFILPPSIQELRARLERRAQDSAGTIEKRLRNARIEMDHYAEYDYVIVNEDLEDSTQKVRSILAAARLKRDRISGMDSFVKDLQKQIDSL, encoded by the coding sequence ATGGATTTTCCACGGCGGGGCGTGATGCTGGTTCTTGCGTCCCCATCAGGCGCCGGCAAATCCTCGATCACGCGCACGCTCTTCGGACAGGACCCCAATATCGGTCTCTCCGTATCCGTGACGACCCGCGCACGCCGCACCGACGAGGTCGAGGGCAAGCACTATTACTTCGTCGACCAGACGACCTTCCACCGCATGAAGGACAACGACGAGCTGCTCGAATGGGCGCAGGTGCATGACAATTTCTACGGCACCCCACGCGCCAAGGTGGAAGAGCAGCTTACTAACGGCAGCGACATCCTCTTCGACATCGACTACCAGGGCACGCTCCAGCTCTACGAGAAGTGCCGCAAGGACATGGTGACGGTGTTCATCCTGCCGCCCTCGATCCAGGAGCTGCGCGCCCGGCTGGAGCGCCGTGCGCAGGATAGCGCCGGCACTATCGAGAAGCGCCTGCGCAATGCACGCATCGAGATGGATCACTATGCCGAATATGACTATGTGATCGTCAACGAGGACCTGGAAGACTCCACGCAGAAGGTGCGCTCCATCCTCGCCGCGGCACGCCTCAAGCGCGACCGGATTTCCGGAATGGATAGCTTCGTCAAGGACTTGCAGAAGCAGATCGATTCACTTTGA
- a CDS encoding LPS-assembly protein LptD has protein sequence MVLRRKSIASILRLAAAGAIAILASPAFAQSALLPSGFFDNVPPSGPNKTAVVEADSLSFDGDTGTITASGGVIIRYEGYEGTGDRLTFNQGSGEMTFDGNVHMRDPQGVVYTTNHIEMTGGFKKAILDGLTLRTPAGTLVTAESVDYGQALQTILMDTKYSPCGDCIDSKGRRIGWQVFSKKVTYVKADKKVYLEQSRLELLGIPMAWIPWLALNDPTEPAKQAFRTPRLAYGEKYGMALTVPYSIALDENTDLFLLPTITSRQGLMAGAEWIRRFPNGEISLKGQVIRQAAPEVFGTLPGNREWRGSIQTSGRFVPASEWTWGWNYTAFTDPYFLTDYSLAESKNSINEVYATHLSKNQYADVRVQQFTLLESTTQDQQALLLPNARYEGVLNLDNGLGQVALSSRLIGLQRNADDTATANGVPYVYGFGGRKVHGAIQGSWQKQIIGPAGVVFTPYLGLRGDAAMYDGTSVNPAAPPSQTLFSITPIAALDIRWPLLATAGSSTHIIEPIVQLVYRGTNTTLAGITNDDAQSFVFDDGNLFSFNRFSGYDRQETGLRANIGARYQADFGDNSWIELIGGQSFHLAGDNAFASADPAQVGNPASSGLGTDASYLVAGVRGSLWNIYRAGAKVQFDPQAGQVTRTAAALGFSNYGYTADIEYAYLRANPALGVDADQHEVGAVVGAPVPLPWMDYWRVKAGVYWDLATSQWLELQGGLYYDDGYLSYGANVIRTGPTASTANDTRFLFSFRLRGPDGADFAL, from the coding sequence ATGGTTTTGCGCCGGAAGAGTATCGCGTCGATCTTGCGCCTGGCTGCTGCCGGCGCGATAGCGATTCTCGCTTCGCCTGCCTTTGCCCAAAGCGCCCTCCTCCCTTCCGGCTTTTTCGACAACGTCCCGCCCAGCGGCCCGAACAAGACTGCCGTCGTCGAGGCGGACAGCCTGTCGTTCGATGGCGACACCGGCACGATCACCGCGTCGGGTGGCGTCATCATCCGCTACGAGGGCTATGAGGGAACCGGCGACCGCCTGACCTTCAACCAGGGCTCGGGCGAGATGACCTTCGACGGGAACGTGCACATGCGCGATCCCCAGGGCGTGGTCTACACGACCAACCACATCGAGATGACCGGCGGCTTCAAGAAGGCGATCCTCGACGGCCTGACGCTGCGTACGCCTGCCGGCACGCTCGTGACCGCCGAGAGCGTCGATTACGGCCAGGCTCTCCAGACCATCCTCATGGATACGAAATACTCGCCTTGCGGCGATTGCATCGACTCCAAGGGCCGCCGCATCGGCTGGCAGGTGTTTTCCAAGAAGGTCACCTACGTCAAGGCCGACAAGAAGGTCTATCTCGAGCAGTCGCGCCTTGAGCTCCTGGGCATTCCGATGGCCTGGATTCCGTGGCTGGCCCTCAACGATCCGACCGAGCCGGCCAAGCAGGCCTTCCGCACGCCGCGCCTCGCCTATGGCGAGAAGTACGGCATGGCGCTCACCGTGCCCTATTCGATCGCCCTCGACGAGAATACCGACCTCTTCCTGCTGCCCACCATCACCTCGCGTCAGGGCCTGATGGCTGGCGCCGAATGGATTCGTCGCTTCCCGAATGGCGAAATCTCGCTCAAGGGACAGGTCATCCGCCAGGCGGCTCCCGAAGTCTTCGGCACGCTGCCGGGCAATCGCGAATGGCGTGGCTCGATCCAGACCTCCGGCCGCTTCGTGCCGGCCAGCGAGTGGACCTGGGGCTGGAACTACACCGCCTTCACGGACCCCTATTTCCTCACCGATTATTCGCTGGCCGAATCCAAGAACAGCATCAACGAGGTCTACGCCACGCATCTGAGCAAAAATCAGTATGCGGATGTGCGCGTGCAGCAGTTTACCCTGCTCGAATCCACCACGCAGGACCAGCAGGCTCTCCTCCTGCCCAATGCGCGCTATGAAGGCGTGCTCAATCTCGACAACGGTCTCGGCCAGGTGGCGCTTTCGAGCCGCCTCATCGGCCTGCAGCGCAATGCCGACGATACCGCCACCGCCAACGGCGTGCCCTATGTCTATGGCTTCGGCGGCCGCAAGGTGCATGGCGCGATCCAGGGTTCCTGGCAGAAGCAGATCATCGGCCCGGCCGGCGTCGTCTTCACGCCCTATCTCGGCCTGCGTGGCGACGCCGCCATGTATGACGGCACCAGCGTCAATCCGGCGGCGCCGCCCAGCCAGACGCTTTTCAGCATCACCCCGATCGCCGCGCTCGATATCCGCTGGCCGCTGCTGGCCACTGCCGGCTCCTCCACGCACATCATCGAACCCATCGTGCAGCTCGTCTATCGCGGCACCAACACGACGCTGGCCGGCATCACCAATGACGATGCCCAGAGCTTCGTCTTCGATGACGGCAACCTCTTCAGCTTCAACCGTTTCTCGGGCTACGATCGCCAGGAGACCGGCCTGCGCGCCAATATCGGCGCCCGCTACCAGGCCGATTTCGGCGACAATAGCTGGATCGAGCTCATCGGCGGTCAGTCGTTCCACCTTGCGGGCGACAACGCCTTCGCGTCGGCCGATCCGGCGCAGGTCGGCAACCCGGCCAGTTCCGGTCTCGGCACTGACGCCTCCTACCTCGTTGCCGGCGTGCGCGGTTCGCTCTGGAACATCTATCGCGCCGGCGCCAAGGTGCAGTTCGATCCGCAGGCCGGCCAGGTCACCCGCACGGCTGCCGCTCTCGGCTTCTCGAACTACGGCTACACGGCCGATATCGAATACGCGTACCTGCGCGCCAACCCTGCCCTCGGCGTCGATGCCGACCAGCATGAGGTGGGTGCCGTGGTCGGCGCACCCGTGCCGCTGCCGTGGATGGATTACTGGCGCGTCAAGGCCGGCGTCTACTGGGATCTGGCCACCAGCCAGTGGCTCGAACTCCAGGGCGGGCTCTATTACGACGATGGTTATCTATCGTATGGCGCAAACGTGATCAGGACCGGACCGACCGCCTCGACGGCCAACGACACCAGATTCCTGTTCAGTTTCCGCCTGCGCGGACCGGATGGAGCCGATTTCGCGCTCTAG
- the fabF gene encoding beta-ketoacyl-ACP synthase II: protein MRRVVVTGMGIVSPLGVGVETVWSNILASKSGAKRVDDFDVEDLPCQVAGRIPLGSYSEGKYNPDDWLEVKEQRKVDPFIVYGMAASDQAIKDSGIDLTTTDKQERAGVLIGSGIGGIGGIYEASITLAEKGPRRISPFFIPGRLINLVSGQVSIRHGLKGPNHSVVTACSTGSHAIGDAARLIALGDADVMVAGGAESPVNRLSFAGFCAVRALTTGFNDTPERASRPYDKDRDGFLMGEGAGVVVLEEYEQAKARGAKIYGEVVGYGLSGDAHHITAPAEDGNGGYRSMQAAMKRAGLQPADIDYINAHGTSTPLGDEIELGAVTRLLGEHASKVLMSSTKSAVGHLLGAAGAVEAIFSLLAIRDGMAPPTLNLDNPSVETAINLVPHKAVKKEINVALSNSFGFGGTNATLIFSRVA, encoded by the coding sequence TTGCGCCGCGTCGTTGTCACCGGAATGGGTATCGTCTCTCCACTTGGCGTGGGGGTCGAGACGGTCTGGTCCAACATTCTTGCCTCAAAGAGCGGCGCAAAGCGCGTCGACGATTTCGATGTCGAGGATCTGCCTTGTCAGGTCGCCGGCCGCATTCCATTGGGAAGCTATTCCGAGGGCAAGTACAACCCTGATGACTGGCTGGAGGTGAAGGAGCAACGCAAGGTTGACCCCTTCATCGTCTACGGCATGGCCGCTTCGGACCAGGCCATCAAGGACTCGGGAATCGACCTCACCACCACCGACAAGCAGGAACGCGCAGGCGTCCTGATCGGGTCGGGCATCGGTGGCATCGGAGGCATCTACGAAGCCTCCATTACGCTGGCCGAAAAGGGCCCGCGTCGTATCAGCCCCTTCTTCATCCCTGGCCGTCTCATCAATCTGGTCTCCGGCCAGGTGTCGATCCGCCACGGGCTCAAGGGGCCGAACCACTCGGTGGTCACCGCCTGCTCGACGGGTTCGCACGCCATCGGCGATGCCGCGCGCCTCATTGCGCTGGGCGATGCCGACGTGATGGTCGCCGGCGGCGCGGAATCGCCGGTCAACCGGCTGTCCTTCGCCGGCTTCTGCGCGGTGCGTGCCCTCACAACCGGCTTCAACGACACGCCCGAAAGGGCCTCGCGCCCTTATGACAAGGATCGCGACGGCTTCCTGATGGGCGAGGGCGCCGGCGTGGTCGTGCTCGAGGAATACGAGCAGGCCAAGGCCCGCGGCGCCAAGATCTACGGCGAAGTCGTCGGCTACGGCCTGTCGGGCGACGCCCATCACATCACGGCTCCGGCCGAAGATGGCAATGGCGGCTACCGCTCGATGCAGGCCGCCATGAAGCGCGCCGGTCTCCAGCCTGCCGACATCGACTATATCAATGCCCATGGCACCTCGACCCCGCTCGGGGACGAGATCGAGCTCGGTGCGGTGACGCGCCTGCTCGGTGAGCATGCATCCAAGGTGCTCATGTCCTCGACCAAGTCGGCCGTCGGGCATCTCCTGGGTGCCGCAGGGGCAGTGGAAGCCATCTTCTCGCTGCTCGCGATCCGCGACGGCATGGCTCCGCCCACCCTCAACCTCGACAATCCTTCGGTCGAGACCGCGATCAACCTCGTGCCGCACAAGGCGGTGAAGAAAGAGATCAACGTGGCGCTTTCGAACTCGTTCGGGTTCGGCGGCACCAATGCGACGCTGATTTTCAGCCGCGTCGCCTGA